The Pyrenophora tritici-repentis strain M4 chromosome 9, whole genome shotgun sequence sequence AGTTGGAAGTTAGTATAGGAGCGGATACAAGCTGGACTCAGAGAGTACTCACATCAGTGTCTAGGTTCACCTTCACCACACCGTAGGAGATAGCCTGACGGAACTCGTCGACAGAGCTACCGCTGCCGCCTGTATCGAGTCAGTATGAGACCCGCAAGTCATCTGTCCTGCAAAGGCTTACCGTggaagacgaggaagacTGGCTTGTCATCTTTGGACTTGGTCTGGTCCTTGACGTATTGCTGGTGCTACACGCTGTTAGCCTCAAGAAATCATACACGATAGAGAGACGTCCCTTTTGGAGCAATTCTGGCTTCAAGCTTACATTGCCCGGCTTATACACGCCATGTACTGTTGATAAAGCGTCAGTAATGTATAATAATGCTGTTGAATGTGTGTGGAAGTGGTCTGGGATAAGTTGTGGAAGATTTGGAAGATTTGGAAGGTGGGTGAAAGTGGAAGTGGCTTACCGTTTCCAAAGCCTGCGGCGATGGAGAACAGAGGCGAAACAGCTGAAAGCTCCTTGTAAATCTCAAAGATATCCTCTGGCTGAGTGTAGAGTGAGTTGTTGTCAACGCTCTCATTGTTCACGCCGTCCTCTTCACCACCGGTGATGCCGATCTCCATCTCGATCAGCTGCTTCATAGGCGCAGCTCGCTGGAGGTACTTCTTCGTGGTCGCGATATTCCACTCCTTTGGCTCTTCGGAGAGATCGATCATGTGGCTGGAGAACAGAGGCTCGCCCTTCTCCTTGAAATACGCCTCGTCTGCGTCCATCATGCCGTCCAACCAGGGGAGGAGCTTCCTGTGAAGTGTTAGACCGCATACTTCAAGAGAACAATATCACGCTTCGACAAGTGCGTGCAACTTACTTGGCGCAATGATCTGTGTGTAGGATTACAGGAATCCCGTAAGCAGGCGCAATGGCGCGAATGTAGTGGGCACCCGCAATGGCTCCCTGAACTTTTTCCAAAACTCAGCATTTTTTGCAAGCAGTTCAAACAGCAGCGTTACTTACTACTAGCAGATTGATCCTTGTTGTCTACGCCCTTACCCGCAAAGTAAGCAGCTCCGCCCTGTGACATTTGGAGGCAAAGTGGTTGTCAGTCGAAGTTTGCTAAACGGCGGAGGTATACTAACATAATGGGCGACTTGGAATCCCGGGCAGCCTCGAGAGATGCAACGACGGTCGAAGAAGAGGTAACATTGATGGCTGGGATGGCGTAGCCTTCCGACTGGGCGTGCTTGAACAGAGCGTAGACGTCGTCGCCGACGATCACGCCAGTCTGTTATACATCAGCTTCAGCCCTATGGGCGAGCATCGGAATTGACATACCTTGCGAGAGAGAACTTCAGAAGCTTGAACCATGATGATTGCTGTATTCGTAGATTGGATGTATTCTGAGGAGCGAGGATACAGTGGATGAATTGTGGTGTGAGAGAGCTTTCGATGTGAGATGGTTCAGCTTTCTAGTAAAGTTCAAACTGGTAGTGGGGTAGGTTCAAGGGTGGAACCACAGAATAACCCCGCTAACCGTGCAATGACCGCAGCAGTGACGTTACGTCCCTCACCACAACTCAAACCGCGCGGATATGGCAGCAAGTCTAGCGAAAATACAGCAGCAGCTAGTGGTTAATGCTGCATACGTTGAGAAGACAAACCCACTTGCGTTGCAATCTCAGTTTCCTCAGTTGTTCTCCTCACAGCGCATGCGCACCGAACCCGCCTCACTAACACAGCTGATATGCTACACCGGCATGCTTCACGGCCGCGCTCTGAAGTCATGGCGGGGCCGCTTTGCTCGGCATCGCGGAACTAAAGTGGGCTCTTTTTTCTCGTGCCATGCCGTAGCTCAACCACATATGATGGCATCCACAAGTAACCTGTTGTCCGAGTCTCGCCGCAAAACGCTAACTTTTCCTACTTGCGCCTTCTATTACCGACCGCGCCAGTGGTGTCATTTCATCAGCTCCGCATCAGGTCTACCCTGGATGCGACGACAGCATGTCAGGGTCCCACCAATGAAATCACATTGACGACAATTGAAAATGCAAGTGGGATATCGTGATTGTTATTGAGGCGTTAGCCACTGTTTGCAAGGTGCGGGATTTCAGCAGCTGTGGCTGTATAGGGGCCCAAGATATGTCCCGAGGTGCTGGACCTCACCGGAACATAGCGGCTCGTGACCGTGGCGAGGCCGGCGGTGTAGTCTCAAGCTCCCATTTCCTTCGCGCGGATTCGGATGTTTCTTACCAAAGCCTCCTGTGAACCGGGCAGCCGAATCTCGGCCTTGAATGTGCCTAATTGCTTTACACGCGACGGGTCTCCCTCCTCGTGTCCGGATAGGAACTTGACATCGGCCTCATTCAATATCACGCGGGCTGCCTCGTCGTTATGCGCCAGCGCTCCCCTAATAGTCGATACAAGATCTGCACTTGATACAGAGCCATATATAGCATCTGGAGATGACTTGGCCTTGCTCATGGCGACTGCAGTCAGAATGTCTGCTGCTCCCGATGCCCCCATTCGCGCTCTCGGCTGGCTTTCTTGTTCGATTCGCTGGCGGTAGAAGTCGATTGTGGGCGGGACGAAAGTGTCTAAGAGCTCCATGGATCGCTCAGGCTGTTGTTGTTAGTATGCATGTTTCCGGCGATGGGATGAAGGACCATACACTGAGCACAGCAATCTCGATCGGCCGTACGTATTGCTTCCGCTGCCCCATGTgatcttcctcctcttcctccacctcctccaaGTTTGCCCTTACGCCAAAGGCGAAGTCTCGCGCCATGTCAGCATCCTGTGCCTTGAGCTGCTTCAACTGGGTAGCGGGGACATAGTCGGCGACGCGTGCCGGAAACCAGCGATTGCGCATAAGGGAGGGGTTGAGCGGGACATAGGAGCCTTTGCATTATTAGCCATGTGAGCTGCCGTGGTCGATTGGTGGTGGTTGTAGTCGCTGTGGTAGCTGTTGGGGGCAAGCTCCCACAACCAATGCATCGTACCTGCGCGGCCAAATCTTGGCACATCTTTGAGCAGTTTCACGATAATGTTGCGCTCCGCCTCTTTGGCTTTCTTGGAGATGTTTCGCGTCTGCTGCGGGCCCCAGGCGTCGAGGTTTTGCCGTGTAACTCTCCGTATACATGATGTGCACTGTGGAAGCAGCGCTGAGCCCCTAAACGAAGCCATTGCGCGTgtcatgaaatacttgacagtgtgggtaagcagCACCTAGTAGGCGTGTTTGGAgactacagtggccttttTACACTGgatgtcaagtattttatgacacccggggGTGCGACGGAGGCGGAAGACGCCAGTGGCCGGGCTCGGCATACTTTGCGTCCGCCTCACGAGCAAACGACAAGTGACGGCCAGCGCAGTATCCCATACTGGGCAGCAGTCAGACAATGGCATCTGCCGCAGCCAGTTCTCCTCTACGGCTTACTCATATTACACTTGCCGCACAACCTTAGCACGACCGAGTACAGCATTCGCGACACCACCGTACACGACCCCAAACCTCCGTCCAATCCCGCGGTCGCGGAAGTGACAGGCGCCGCAAACCTTGGAAATGCCTGAGAAGCCCCTTACAATTGCAACCTACGCTGCAGGCGCCTCACTCGCCGCCATTACACTGGTCTATGTATTTGGCCCGACCTACTTCTTGGACGACGATGCAAATGCAGCTAGTAGCAAGAAGAAAGGCGTAGTGGGCCTCAGCAACGCGGCGAATGACTGCTTCATCAATTCGGTGCTGCAAGCCCTCGCCGGTCTACCCGATTTGCGCATATATCTCATAAGAGAAACGCATAGGCGGCTCCTCGACGGCCCTGAAGTATACAATGTGGACCCCGAAAGCCAGGatgttgctgctgctgctgcgaAGCCAGTCAAGCTCGAGGGACTGCAGAGAGGCATCCTCACCCACGGCCTGAAGGACATTCTCGACAGGCTCAACGAACGCCCGTTACACAAGAAAACAATATCTCCCCAACCCTTCATCCGTACACTCGAGCGCGCATTTGGGACCCGCATCAGCCGCCAACAACAGGATGCGCAAGAGTTCCTCCAGATAGTCACAGAGCGCCTATGCGACGAATATCACGCTGGTGGCAAGGCTCGACGGCAGGCCACGCGCGTGGGAACTGGTGCAACAAACGGGGATATTGGGTCGGGGAGAAGAGAGGGTGAGGACCAGTTTGGCGCGGTGACTGCGGAGGGCTCAGGTAGCGACGAAGTCGGTGATGAGGCTGAAGAGAGCGGAACATCTGCAGAAGAAGAGGGATTTCCATTTGAGGGCAAGATTGAGTCGCAGATCGAGTGCCAAACCTGTCACTTTAAGCCTAAGCCGACAGTATCGACATTCGTCACCCTGACCTTGAACGTACCGCAGGCATCCTCTACTTCGCTCAACGCCTGTCTTGATGGCATGCTCAAGGTTGAGTACATAGAAGACTTCAAGTGTGAGCGGTGTCGGCTCGAGCATGCACTCAGGAGTAAAGACCATGAGCTTTCAATAGCCACTAATCCGAACCTTCAGCAACGTTTAAGATCAGACATCTCAAAGATTCGACAGGCATTGGAGGAAGACCCTGAAACGCCGCCCGAAGGTGTGGAGCTCCCTGATTCGAGCCAGGCACCCAAGCGGCGTATAGCGCGCCATATGTATATATCACAGTTTCCAAAGGTCCTTGCGATACACCTGTCGCGTTCCACATTTGCGTTTGGTTCTACCTCTACGAAGAACATGGCCAAGGTCGCCTTCCCTGAAGCTCTTCCATTAGGTGGGATCCTCCACCGCAAGAACTATCGCTTGCTCTGCATGGTTACCCACAAAGGCAGCCATAACAGCGGCCATTACGAGTCTTTTCGCCGCCAAGTACAGCGACTGCCTTTCTCGACGCCCGTTTCCT is a genomic window containing:
- a CDS encoding UBP5, Ubiquitin C-terminal hydrolase, with the translated sequence MPEKPLTIATYAAGASLAAITLVYVFGPTYFLDDDANAASSKKKGVVGLSNAANDCFINSVLQALAGLPDLRIYLIRETHRRLLDGPEVYNVDPESQDVAAAAAKPVKLEGLQRGILTHGLKDILDRLNERPLHKKTISPQPFIRTLERAFGTRISRQQQDAQEFLQIVTERLCDEYHAGGKARRQATRVGTGATNGDIGSGRREGEDQFGAVTAEGSGSDEVGDEAEESGTSAEEEGFPFEGKIESQIECQTCHFKPKPTVSTFVTLTLNVPQASSTSLNACLDGMLKVEYIEDFKCERCRLEHALRSKDHELSIATNPNLQQRLRSDISKIRQALEEDPETPPEGVELPDSSQAPKRRIARHMYISQFPKVLAIHLSRSTFAFGSTSTKNMAKVAFPEALPLGGILHRKNYRLLCMVTHKGSHNSGHYESFRRQVQRLPFSTPVSFGTEGAYSRQASPHPSAAPSVAPSAMQSPRISALNLPNSIDRGSPSPSTPNLDSPSTRSLSSQDNIPSSSRGPAPTSAPRISESDPVLRTASTDTGNRSESLSRTRSIRSLKERASEKATSMAEANPLRRKSKKTHNRWWRISDDKIKESKTSEVLNMQKDVYLLFYELDKR
- a CDS encoding Fba, Fructose-tagatose bisphosphate aldolase; translated protein: MVQASEVLSRKTGVIVGDDVYALFKHAQSEGYAIPAINVTSSSTVVASLEAARDSKSPIMLGGAAYFAGKGVDNKDQSASIQGAIAGAHYIRAIAPAYGIPVILHTDHCAKKLLPWLDGMMDADEAYFKEKGEPLFSSHMIDLSEEPKEWNIATTKKYLQRAAPMKQLIEMEIGITGGEEDGVNNESVDNNSLYTQPEDIFEIYKELSAVSPLFSIAAGFGNVHGVYKPGNHQQYVKDQTKSKDDKPVFLVFHGGSGSSVDEFRQAISYGVVKVNLDTDMQWAYLSGIRDYIQSKSGYLQTQVGNPDGEDKPNKKYYDPRVWVREGEKTMSQRIKTALEDFHAAGKA
- a CDS encoding RplI, Ribosomal protein L9, with protein sequence MASFRGSALLPQCTSCIRRVTRQNLDAWGPQQTRNISKKAKEAERNIIVKLLKDVPRFGRAGSYVPLNPSLMRNRWFPARVADYVPATQLKQLKAQDADMARDFAFGPERSMELLDTFVPPTIDFYRQRIEQESQPRARMGASGAADILTAVAMSKAKSSPDAIYGSVSSADLVSTIRGALAHNDEAARVILNEADVKFLSGHEEGDPSRVKQLGTFKAEIRLPGSQEALVRNIRIRAKEMGA